From a single Prosthecobacter algae genomic region:
- a CDS encoding class I SAM-dependent methyltransferase, with protein MPADSADLIPGSPGLNAENLSIIVCRNSQGAEVRGTVHRLTRHLAVFEVYNPYSILQLSEVLMDFRVTVNDRMLYSGRAVVTNLVNTGIMLILEASLDEEGWMDPDIFAPLQQRLGLGEELATLLRDTSRIFQVSPNFKIVVIDILTVLTDLRRWLEQVELCVRSLPTGDRLESELYAIQEVEKLVLPALWPLFLKFEEAAAEVPQELLPVHRGYIKRQLHPIVLCSPFTYRTYQKPLGYAGDYEMVSMMLRSPYEGSSVFAKLINRVFLESPTVVAHRNRITYLTKQLHDETERVLPEGRKARFFNLGCGPAQEVQRFISTDELSHEADFTLVDFNDETLEHTQGTLQHLCQDYDRRMALQFVKKSVHQMMKEAGRPQGGGAGYDVVYCAGLFDYLSDRVCRRLLEIFYDMVAPGGLLIATNVHSRNPSRYWMECVMDWHLVYRNDEQFLSLAPSRAPAGATVIREDETGVNIFMEVRKPKNA; from the coding sequence GGTGCACAGGCTGACCCGCCACCTGGCGGTGTTTGAAGTTTACAATCCCTATAGCATTTTGCAGCTCTCGGAGGTGCTGATGGATTTTCGGGTGACGGTGAATGACCGGATGCTGTATTCGGGCCGCGCGGTGGTGACGAATCTGGTGAACACCGGCATCATGCTCATCCTGGAGGCCTCGCTGGATGAGGAAGGGTGGATGGACCCAGATATCTTCGCCCCGCTGCAGCAGCGGCTGGGCCTGGGGGAGGAGCTGGCGACCCTGCTGCGGGATACGAGCCGGATTTTCCAGGTGAGCCCGAATTTCAAGATCGTCGTGATTGATATTCTGACGGTGCTCACGGATCTGCGTCGCTGGCTGGAGCAGGTGGAGCTGTGTGTGCGTTCCCTGCCGACCGGGGACCGCCTGGAGTCCGAGTTGTATGCCATTCAAGAGGTGGAAAAGCTGGTGCTGCCAGCGCTGTGGCCGCTGTTTTTGAAGTTCGAGGAAGCGGCGGCGGAGGTGCCTCAGGAGCTGCTGCCCGTGCACCGTGGCTACATCAAGAGGCAGTTGCACCCCATCGTGCTGTGCTCCCCCTTCACCTACCGCACGTATCAAAAACCCCTGGGTTATGCGGGGGACTATGAAATGGTGAGCATGATGCTGCGGTCACCGTATGAGGGCAGCTCAGTCTTTGCGAAGTTGATCAACCGCGTCTTTCTGGAATCTCCCACGGTGGTGGCGCACCGGAACCGGATCACCTACCTGACGAAGCAACTGCATGATGAGACGGAACGGGTGCTGCCTGAAGGGAGAAAGGCTCGTTTCTTTAACCTCGGCTGTGGCCCGGCGCAGGAGGTGCAGCGCTTTATCTCGACCGATGAGCTGAGCCATGAAGCGGACTTTACCCTGGTGGACTTCAATGATGAGACGCTGGAACACACGCAGGGTACCCTACAGCACCTGTGCCAGGACTATGACCGGCGGATGGCCCTGCAGTTTGTGAAGAAATCCGTGCACCAGATGATGAAGGAGGCCGGGAGGCCGCAGGGCGGTGGCGCCGGATATGACGTGGTTTATTGCGCGGGCCTTTTCGACTACCTTTCAGACCGCGTCTGTCGTCGCCTGCTGGAGATCTTTTATGACATGGTGGCTCCGGGCGGGCTGCTGATCGCCACGAACGTGCACTCGCGAAATCCCTCGCGCTACTGGATGGAGTGTGTGATGGACTGGCACTTGGTCTATCGCAATGATGAGCAGTTCCTGAGTCTGGCACCCAGCCGTGCGCCGGCGGGGGCGACCGTCATCCGCGAAGATGAGACGGGGGTAAATATTTTCATGGAGGTACGCAAGCCGAAGAATGCCTGA
- a CDS encoding hybrid sensor histidine kinase/response regulator, whose translation MQNLYDYKRYAVLYVDDEEMALKYFEKTFGGEFRILTATNANEGLKLIESRGDEIGVLLTDQRMPGQKGVQLLERARQIRPKIVRMMITAFADFGVTVDAVNLGNVFRYVSKPLQVEDMRNTLRRAMEFFLLQRERDDLLREKLSVLQNMVITDRVISLGVLASGLCQNLRNPLEAVQTFLNLTPLKLRQESVDMDRLQDPSFWRDFHSQVLKQAGRISELIGELDGASLADTIKAEAPLNVAESIQTVVAGLQAGLQAKNIRLDLEIADGLPAISTERARFERMFQLLIQDEIDVLPAGSRIALSAKAQRFADRPVSIQFTLQDDGPGLPQGALRSVFDPFAIRLEDAPDFGLNLMAVFFLVYHHGGNIQAENNGERGAQFKIDIPLLADNPPAVATSSRDFVTKVLMNDLLWERLLAGD comes from the coding sequence ATGCAAAACCTCTACGATTATAAACGCTACGCAGTCCTTTACGTGGACGATGAAGAAATGGCGCTGAAGTACTTTGAGAAAACCTTCGGTGGCGAGTTCCGAATCTTGACCGCCACGAATGCCAATGAAGGCCTCAAGCTGATCGAGTCGCGCGGGGATGAAATCGGCGTTCTGTTGACGGACCAGCGCATGCCCGGGCAGAAAGGCGTGCAGCTTTTGGAGCGTGCCCGGCAGATCCGTCCGAAGATCGTCCGCATGATGATCACTGCCTTTGCCGACTTTGGCGTGACGGTGGATGCGGTGAACCTGGGCAATGTCTTCCGCTATGTGTCCAAGCCTTTGCAGGTGGAAGACATGCGCAACACACTGCGCCGGGCGATGGAATTTTTCCTGCTGCAGCGGGAGCGGGACGACCTGCTGCGCGAGAAGCTGAGCGTGCTGCAAAACATGGTCATCACAGACCGCGTGATCAGCCTGGGAGTGCTGGCCAGTGGACTGTGCCAGAACCTGCGCAACCCGCTGGAGGCGGTGCAGACTTTCCTGAACCTGACGCCGCTGAAGCTGCGCCAGGAAAGCGTGGACATGGACCGGTTGCAGGACCCTTCCTTCTGGCGTGACTTTCACTCGCAGGTGCTGAAGCAGGCGGGCCGCATTTCGGAACTGATCGGGGAACTGGATGGCGCGAGCCTGGCGGACACAATCAAGGCCGAGGCCCCGCTGAATGTGGCGGAAAGCATCCAGACGGTGGTGGCTGGGCTTCAGGCCGGACTCCAGGCCAAAAACATCCGGCTGGATCTGGAAATCGCCGATGGACTGCCAGCGATCTCGACCGAGCGCGCGCGTTTTGAGCGCATGTTCCAGCTTCTGATTCAGGACGAGATCGACGTGCTGCCTGCGGGGTCCCGCATCGCGCTGTCGGCCAAGGCTCAACGCTTTGCCGACCGTCCAGTCTCCATCCAGTTCACCCTTCAGGATGACGGCCCGGGCCTGCCCCAGGGGGCGCTGCGCTCTGTGTTTGATCCCTTCGCCATCCGTCTGGAGGATGCACCCGACTTCGGCCTGAATCTCATGGCTGTGTTCTTCCTGGTGTATCACCACGGCGGCAACATCCAGGCCGAGAACAATGGGGAGCGCGGGGCGCAGTTTAAAATCGACATCCCGCTGCTGGCTGATAACCCGCCCGCAGTGGCCACCAGCAGCCGCGACTTTGTGACGAAGGTGCTGATGAACGACCTGCTGTGGGAGCGCCTGCTGGCCGGGGACTGA
- a CDS encoding ATP-binding protein, with the protein MPDKTSIDQPQLWEAFEADEVQIRRRNFRVCCVLTAIFMPSGASLDLLVYDFEHMLQFLPARLLSSVCLLGLWVALGFAQTVKSVRVLGLLVAMPPILSIAWMIYQLGGANSPYYAGMNLIMVGAALMMRWTTRDSIIVVTLTLISYGVVCLNNNLAGHEKILYNNGFFLFLTAVMVVVGTWLYTGIRFNEFILRRRLNEKSTELLDANAMLEESNTKLRELDDAKSRFFANVSHELRTPLTLLIAPIESLINQRNHLSEEQKSDLLATMQSNAMRLLKLINDLLDLVRLESGTIQIRSAPVALEDFVRGLGKAVAGVAKDKRINLQVDCESGMGRVMADAEKLERICLNLLFNALKFTPAGGTVQLNATRAGSWFRLEVKDSGVGIAAADVPNIFNRFWQADTSSQRKFQGMGIGLSLVKEIAEAHGGSVAVQSERGKGTSMSVILPFQQAEEVAETTAEDEIPDMEPVAQKEWISELYRRAEMFPAMTSLQATLRPMELGVGRRSKKPKLLIADDEPDMLRFLRSQLSETFEVIEAVDGHQAVEKAAQFLPDIILSDMMMPEKDGLQVCRELRERTSTRGIPVVLLTARADEKTKIDCLMAGASDFLGKPFSLTELSVRLKNLTDSHLFQRELQVQKQRLEAALEQVKETEAMLVRNEKLASLGRLSAGLIHEINNPLNYAKQALFVLRDTAGKLTEADRPDFVETLGDIENGVDRVARIISDLRGFSRTTHQVAGNFNLSQAVETTLRFFSHAIKDGVEVKLDLPQYVEAVGDQNQFIQVLINLIQNSMDAMSEKTYPEGQERCLSIWATQNGTMAALHIRDNGPGIPEENRNNIFDPFFTTKDVGAGMGLGLSICHQIMAEHGGRILLESVLGEFCEFVLEFPVTAPILEA; encoded by the coding sequence ATGCCTGACAAGACCTCCATCGACCAGCCCCAGCTCTGGGAGGCCTTTGAGGCGGATGAGGTGCAGATCCGGCGGCGAAATTTTCGTGTCTGCTGCGTGCTGACGGCCATTTTCATGCCGTCAGGGGCCAGCCTGGACCTGCTGGTCTATGACTTTGAGCACATGCTGCAGTTTCTGCCTGCGCGTCTGCTCAGCAGTGTGTGCCTGCTGGGGCTGTGGGTGGCGCTGGGCTTTGCCCAAACGGTGAAGTCGGTGCGGGTGCTGGGGCTGCTGGTGGCGATGCCGCCCATCCTTTCCATCGCCTGGATGATTTATCAGTTGGGCGGGGCGAACTCTCCTTATTACGCGGGGATGAACCTGATCATGGTCGGTGCGGCGCTGATGATGAGGTGGACGACCCGGGACAGCATCATTGTGGTGACGCTGACGCTGATTTCCTACGGTGTGGTGTGCCTGAACAACAACCTAGCGGGGCATGAAAAGATCCTGTACAACAACGGCTTTTTCCTGTTTTTGACGGCGGTGATGGTGGTGGTGGGCACCTGGCTTTACACGGGCATCCGTTTTAACGAATTCATCCTGCGCCGCCGCCTCAATGAAAAGAGCACGGAGCTGCTGGATGCCAATGCGATGCTGGAGGAAAGCAATACGAAGCTGCGCGAGCTGGATGATGCGAAGAGCCGCTTCTTTGCCAACGTGAGCCATGAGCTGCGTACGCCGCTGACGCTGCTCATCGCGCCCATCGAGTCCCTGATCAACCAGCGAAACCACCTGAGCGAGGAGCAGAAGTCCGATCTGCTGGCGACCATGCAGAGCAATGCGATGCGCCTGCTGAAGCTGATCAATGACTTGCTGGACCTGGTGCGGCTGGAGTCAGGCACGATCCAGATCCGCAGCGCCCCGGTGGCGCTGGAGGATTTTGTGCGCGGGCTGGGCAAGGCGGTGGCGGGTGTGGCTAAGGACAAGCGCATCAATCTCCAGGTGGACTGCGAGAGTGGCATGGGCCGGGTGATGGCGGATGCGGAGAAGCTGGAGCGCATCTGCCTGAACTTGCTGTTCAACGCCTTGAAGTTCACCCCGGCAGGCGGCACGGTGCAGTTGAACGCCACGCGGGCAGGCTCCTGGTTCCGGCTGGAGGTGAAGGACTCCGGGGTGGGCATCGCGGCGGCCGATGTGCCGAACATTTTCAACCGCTTCTGGCAGGCGGACACCTCCTCGCAGCGCAAATTCCAGGGCATGGGCATCGGCCTTTCGCTGGTGAAGGAAATCGCCGAGGCGCATGGTGGCAGCGTGGCCGTGCAGAGCGAGCGCGGGAAGGGCACCTCCATGTCGGTGATCCTGCCATTCCAGCAGGCGGAGGAAGTGGCAGAGACGACGGCTGAGGACGAGATCCCAGACATGGAGCCTGTGGCGCAGAAGGAGTGGATCAGCGAGCTGTACCGGCGTGCGGAAATGTTCCCGGCGATGACCTCGCTGCAGGCGACGCTGCGGCCGATGGAGCTGGGGGTAGGGCGGCGGAGCAAGAAGCCGAAGCTGTTGATCGCGGACGATGAGCCTGACATGCTGCGCTTCCTTCGCTCGCAGCTTTCGGAGACGTTTGAGGTCATTGAGGCGGTGGATGGGCACCAGGCAGTGGAAAAGGCGGCACAGTTCCTGCCGGACATCATTCTTTCTGACATGATGATGCCGGAGAAGGACGGCCTGCAGGTGTGCCGGGAGCTGCGCGAGCGCACCTCCACCCGAGGCATCCCGGTAGTGCTGCTGACGGCGCGTGCGGATGAGAAGACGAAGATCGACTGCCTGATGGCGGGGGCGAGTGACTTTCTGGGCAAGCCGTTTTCCCTCACGGAGCTTTCCGTGCGGCTGAAGAACCTGACGGATTCGCACCTCTTCCAGCGTGAGCTACAGGTGCAGAAGCAGCGGCTGGAGGCAGCACTGGAGCAGGTGAAGGAGACGGAGGCGATGCTGGTGCGCAATGAGAAGCTTGCCTCCCTGGGCAGGTTGAGCGCGGGCCTGATCCATGAGATCAACAATCCGCTCAACTATGCGAAGCAGGCGCTCTTTGTGCTGCGTGACACGGCGGGCAAGCTGACGGAGGCGGATCGGCCTGACTTTGTGGAGACGCTGGGCGACATCGAAAACGGGGTGGACCGAGTGGCCCGCATCATCAGCGATCTGCGCGGCTTCTCCAGGACGACGCATCAAGTGGCCGGTAATTTTAACCTGAGCCAAGCCGTGGAAACGACGCTGCGATTCTTCTCCCACGCGATCAAGGACGGCGTGGAGGTGAAGCTGGACCTGCCGCAGTATGTGGAAGCGGTGGGAGACCAGAACCAGTTCATCCAGGTGCTCATCAATCTCATTCAGAACTCCATGGATGCGATGTCAGAGAAGACCTACCCGGAAGGGCAGGAGCGCTGCCTGTCCATCTGGGCCACCCAAAATGGCACGATGGCGGCGCTGCACATCCGTGATAACGGCCCCGGCATCCCGGAGGAAAACCGGAATAATATCTTTGATCCTTTCTTTACGACTAAGGATGTTGGCGCGGGTATGGGCCTGGGCCTGTCCATTTGCCACCAGATTATGGCTGAACACGGGGGGCGGATCCTCCTTGAAAGCGTCCTTGGTGAGTTCTGTGAATTTGTTTTGGAATTTCCCGTGACCGCTCCCATACTCGAAGCCTGA
- a CDS encoding translocation/assembly module TamB domain-containing protein has protein sequence MLVFLLLLVGLAVFHRPLLLTAIRWVGPKAAQKLDLPLSWAVDGSLWGDLRITDVETGGGPEHWLPKAMVGELAAEYDWRALARGDYENSVKRITLHDVEAEADLRRLPASKPKETPPPNQKSGEMPPIVWPRTVDIKNINATVTLADGRKLILRGLTLQMGEGMPGVFECHEFRQEPGNVHLENLRADVEWETRKLMVKNLTLPKQVVLERLELDVHGLWEADNSALVVLLAKLGAARFEVNAKAAGLLKAPMQVQAKVLGRDLRSEELQTLGLPKEVFFEKGTLDLTVAGDPATPSELKVDVGLALANLRTAGATVDAISVAATVKDGRAEVQGVKVTRGSNQLDVTAQALLPQDLKDLMATPWTAQVKGVLPQVTAFLDQPPPLKGALALNVTAEGKGATPLKANGELTGETLSFETYKLPKLRSLFSLDGKQARFELPPLELGVGNTVALTATMLMQDAMPVQANWTVKVADPAGLMKTTGLPPPEKAVKGRVESVGQANFNVQDLSAKNYNGLVADLSLKLDEAAYGEGQVQQVALQTRVEKGRALVELAKVQLDAKNAVSLTGGMDIQPPFAFTAQGDVAMPELTALNALLKSFGAPAMESGAIAGKLQATGQIKPWLCQGTVKMDATTVRTATMPQAVTAALETTFEGTKANLQKLEATLGPWRLMVKGTVDEKQAQLAELKVWQNKTLLLDGTVSAPFDVMKPEVVNGQPVKVAITAKDLRFHEILAAAGIQDIPAGILNADIQVNGRPESAQGRIFFELKDVSVPKGPKAFRPATLRSETVLENKRVKTLTTVTQPPLQPLTVEGDLPLDVAALAKSPKLLNETPLKFNVKLPETDLSFLREYAPDMIRSIPARAKIDVQVTGTVGKPVVKGEVDVDVKEVVWAKPDLPSVRDVKVRIVANDRKITLEDISAVLAGGRVKLNGTVDVTDGANPALDLNIQAREALAFRDPTTSVRANADITCQGTLQQARVAGVVEAVRGRVFKEIDLLPVLKLPADVPPVPPDTGRSEAKLTLPPMLKDWTFDLKVRTRDPLLVSGNLANGAVSADVLLSGRGDAPQLTGGATIDRLLLKLPFSMVKITKGVITLRPAHPFDPDLDIRGESRIGSSEITLYIYGDSTNPKTRFTSTPPMSEPDIVTLLATGTTLNGSASELASEAATRAAFLFLSEFYRKTFNKKKVVREEPPRLNMTFNPSGADRSSDSVQATYDLSEKWRVTGRFTQTGRMKALLGYVLRFGKAAQAMDARPSTSMGTTTNMSPTPLPASGAPAPVPVAAPTR, from the coding sequence TTGCTCGTTTTCCTGCTGCTGCTCGTCGGGCTGGCAGTGTTTCATCGTCCCCTGCTGCTGACGGCCATCCGCTGGGTGGGACCGAAGGCAGCGCAAAAGCTGGACTTGCCGCTGAGCTGGGCGGTGGACGGATCGCTGTGGGGTGACCTGAGGATTACGGATGTGGAGACCGGCGGTGGCCCGGAGCACTGGCTGCCCAAAGCGATGGTGGGGGAGCTGGCGGCAGAGTATGACTGGCGCGCGCTGGCCCGGGGCGACTATGAGAACTCGGTGAAGCGGATCACCCTGCATGACGTGGAGGCCGAGGCGGACCTGCGCCGCCTGCCCGCCAGCAAGCCGAAGGAAACGCCGCCGCCTAACCAGAAGTCTGGCGAGATGCCACCCATAGTCTGGCCGCGCACGGTGGACATCAAGAACATCAATGCGACAGTGACGCTGGCGGATGGGCGTAAGCTGATCCTGCGCGGACTGACGCTGCAAATGGGGGAGGGGATGCCGGGCGTGTTTGAGTGCCACGAATTCCGCCAGGAGCCGGGGAATGTGCATCTGGAAAACCTGCGGGCCGATGTGGAGTGGGAAACGCGCAAGCTGATGGTGAAGAACCTGACGCTGCCCAAGCAGGTGGTCCTGGAGCGGCTGGAACTGGATGTGCATGGCCTGTGGGAGGCGGACAACTCCGCCCTGGTGGTGCTGCTGGCAAAACTGGGCGCGGCCCGGTTTGAGGTGAATGCCAAGGCGGCGGGTCTACTGAAGGCGCCGATGCAGGTGCAGGCGAAGGTGCTGGGCCGGGACCTGAGGTCTGAGGAGTTGCAGACGCTGGGCCTACCGAAGGAGGTGTTTTTCGAAAAGGGCACGCTGGACCTGACAGTGGCGGGAGATCCGGCCACGCCGTCAGAGCTGAAGGTCGATGTGGGACTGGCCCTCGCGAATCTACGTACCGCCGGGGCCACGGTGGATGCGATCTCGGTGGCAGCGACGGTGAAGGATGGCCGTGCGGAAGTGCAGGGCGTGAAGGTGACACGTGGGTCTAACCAACTGGATGTCACGGCGCAGGCGCTGCTGCCGCAGGACCTGAAGGATCTGATGGCGACGCCCTGGACGGCGCAGGTGAAGGGCGTGCTGCCGCAGGTGACGGCCTTTCTGGACCAGCCACCGCCGCTGAAGGGGGCGCTGGCGCTGAATGTCACGGCGGAGGGAAAGGGGGCGACTCCGCTGAAGGCGAATGGCGAACTGACCGGCGAAACGCTGTCGTTTGAAACCTACAAGCTGCCCAAGCTGCGCAGCCTGTTTTCTCTAGATGGTAAGCAGGCCCGATTTGAACTACCGCCGCTGGAATTGGGCGTGGGCAACACGGTGGCGCTGACGGCGACCATGCTGATGCAAGATGCGATGCCGGTGCAGGCGAACTGGACGGTGAAGGTGGCCGATCCCGCCGGGCTGATGAAGACCACGGGGCTGCCGCCGCCGGAGAAGGCGGTGAAGGGCCGGGTGGAAAGCGTGGGCCAGGCAAACTTTAATGTGCAGGATCTGAGCGCTAAGAATTACAACGGGCTGGTGGCGGACCTGTCGCTGAAGCTGGATGAGGCGGCCTATGGCGAGGGCCAGGTGCAGCAGGTGGCGCTGCAGACGCGGGTGGAAAAGGGCCGTGCCCTGGTGGAGTTGGCGAAGGTGCAGTTGGACGCGAAAAATGCGGTGAGCCTGACGGGCGGCATGGACATCCAGCCTCCGTTTGCCTTCACTGCGCAGGGAGACGTGGCGATGCCGGAACTGACGGCGCTGAACGCTCTGCTAAAGAGCTTTGGCGCACCAGCGATGGAGAGCGGTGCCATCGCGGGCAAACTTCAGGCGACGGGGCAGATCAAGCCGTGGCTGTGCCAGGGAACGGTGAAGATGGATGCCACAACGGTGCGCACGGCAACGATGCCGCAGGCAGTGACCGCTGCCCTGGAGACGACCTTTGAAGGCACGAAGGCCAACCTGCAAAAGCTGGAGGCAACGCTGGGCCCCTGGCGGCTGATGGTGAAAGGCACGGTGGATGAGAAGCAGGCGCAACTGGCCGAACTAAAAGTGTGGCAAAACAAGACGCTGCTGCTGGATGGCACCGTGAGCGCGCCCTTTGACGTGATGAAGCCGGAGGTGGTGAACGGGCAGCCGGTGAAGGTGGCGATCACGGCTAAGGACCTGCGCTTTCACGAGATCCTGGCGGCGGCAGGCATCCAGGACATCCCGGCGGGTATTCTGAATGCGGACATCCAGGTGAATGGTCGGCCGGAGTCTGCGCAGGGGCGCATCTTTTTTGAGTTGAAGGATGTAAGCGTGCCGAAGGGACCGAAGGCTTTTCGCCCGGCGACGCTGCGCTCTGAAACGGTGCTGGAAAACAAGCGCGTAAAGACGCTGACGACGGTGACCCAGCCCCCCCTGCAACCGCTGACGGTGGAGGGCGACCTGCCGCTGGATGTGGCGGCGCTGGCGAAGTCCCCGAAGCTGCTGAATGAGACGCCGCTGAAGTTCAACGTGAAGCTGCCGGAGACGGACCTGAGCTTTCTGCGGGAGTATGCACCGGACATGATCCGCAGCATCCCAGCGCGGGCCAAGATTGATGTCCAGGTGACGGGCACGGTGGGCAAACCTGTGGTGAAGGGCGAGGTGGATGTGGATGTGAAGGAGGTGGTGTGGGCGAAGCCAGACCTGCCCTCCGTGCGCGATGTGAAGGTGCGCATCGTGGCGAATGACCGCAAGATCACGCTGGAGGACATCTCTGCGGTGCTGGCGGGAGGGCGCGTGAAGCTGAACGGAACGGTGGATGTAACCGACGGGGCAAACCCGGCGCTGGACCTGAACATCCAGGCGCGCGAGGCCCTGGCCTTTCGCGATCCCACGACCTCTGTCCGGGCGAATGCGGACATCACCTGCCAGGGCACTTTGCAGCAGGCCCGGGTGGCGGGCGTGGTGGAGGCGGTGCGCGGGCGTGTTTTCAAAGAGATCGACCTGCTGCCGGTGCTGAAGCTGCCCGCCGATGTGCCGCCAGTACCGCCCGATACCGGTCGCAGTGAGGCGAAGCTGACATTGCCGCCCATGTTGAAGGACTGGACCTTTGACCTGAAGGTGCGCACGCGGGATCCGCTGCTGGTTTCAGGCAACCTAGCCAATGGTGCCGTCTCCGCCGATGTGCTGCTGAGCGGTCGTGGCGATGCACCGCAACTGACGGGGGGCGCGACGATTGATCGCCTGCTGCTGAAGCTGCCCTTCAGCATGGTGAAGATCACCAAGGGGGTGATCACGCTGCGCCCTGCGCATCCTTTTGATCCGGATTTGGACATCCGGGGCGAGTCGCGAATCGGCAGCAGCGAAATCACCCTCTACATCTACGGGGACTCGACGAATCCGAAGACACGGTTCACCAGCACCCCGCCGATGAGTGAGCCGGACATTGTGACGCTGCTGGCCACGGGGACAACGCTGAACGGATCGGCCAGCGAGCTGGCCTCCGAAGCGGCCACCCGGGCGGCCTTCTTGTTTCTGAGCGAGTTTTATCGCAAGACCTTCAATAAGAAGAAGGTGGTGCGCGAGGAGCCACCGCGCCTGAACATGACCTTCAATCCCTCCGGGGCAGATCGCAGCAGCGACAGTGTGCAGGCGACCTACGATCTCTCGGAAAAGTGGCGGGTGACGGGTCGCTTCACGCAGACCGGGCGCATGAAAGCACTGCTGGGCTACGTGCTGCGATTTGGCAAAGCGGCCCAGGCGATGGATGCGCGCCCGTCTACCTCCATGGGAACGACGACGAACATGAGCCCGACCCCGCTCCCTGCCTCCGGCGCACCCGCTCCCGTGCCTGTGGCCGCACCGACGAGGTAG
- a CDS encoding protein kinase domain-containing protein: MSDSSPDDFPELSPEEAAGAEPGFPTLEELAALLPQYEMHQVIGIGGMGAVYLARQPHLDRWVALKVLPASAALNAEDSERFNTEARAMARMSHPHIVAVFDFGQTTEGHLYLAMEYVDGADLHWRTRAGEITPERARAVIAQLCEALQYAHEHGVIHRDIKPANILITPDWLVKVVDFGLARDLLAQAPADVSEYGTPDYTAPERFIAGAPVDHRADIYSLGVVIHEILTGKTPRAAGTSAGLGLPEGFAGVLSKCLMHDPARRYQKASDVRAALLAAATASAQKKAVAPVNPPTAGPRRYPTPVSPPVTANNSSPAWLGTLGWGLACLVALGGLGWLVWKDHYQKPMGEPTAEVAAAEAVPAPMMAEPAMATPPVEPAPTQEPVKMPAPLQSMVAENSSDMASNNAMTEPVVPESSSMNKALPTAVALVASTVSALSVDYVRQIKPILAAKCYECHSEEKGKEKGDVALDTEAKLKATIGPGQYIIPGNPAASDMLRICKLPNDDEDVMPPKGKNRLTAAEVALLETWIKEGANLTSAAPAAPAAAPLAWTSSDGKAIQASFVKLVGDQITLRMAATQQDFTFPLSRLSAESQAQAKAAAGM, from the coding sequence ATGTCCGACTCCTCCCCCGATGACTTTCCCGAACTCTCCCCTGAGGAGGCTGCGGGCGCAGAGCCGGGCTTTCCGACGCTGGAGGAACTGGCGGCGCTGCTGCCCCAGTATGAGATGCATCAGGTCATCGGCATCGGCGGCATGGGCGCGGTGTATCTCGCGCGGCAGCCGCACCTAGACCGATGGGTAGCGCTGAAGGTACTGCCCGCCTCGGCGGCACTGAATGCGGAAGATTCGGAGCGGTTCAATACCGAGGCCCGGGCGATGGCGCGGATGTCGCATCCGCACATTGTGGCGGTGTTTGACTTTGGCCAGACGACGGAGGGGCACCTGTACCTGGCGATGGAGTATGTGGATGGAGCGGATCTGCACTGGCGGACGCGGGCGGGGGAGATCACCCCGGAGCGCGCGCGGGCGGTCATCGCGCAGCTATGCGAGGCGCTGCAGTATGCGCATGAGCATGGGGTGATCCACCGCGACATCAAGCCGGCGAACATCCTCATCACGCCGGACTGGCTGGTGAAGGTAGTGGACTTTGGCCTGGCGCGGGATCTGCTGGCGCAGGCCCCGGCAGATGTTTCGGAATACGGCACGCCGGATTACACCGCGCCGGAGCGGTTCATCGCGGGAGCGCCCGTGGATCATCGGGCGGACATTTATTCGCTGGGCGTGGTGATCCATGAGATTCTCACGGGCAAGACGCCGCGTGCTGCGGGGACCTCCGCCGGGCTGGGGCTGCCGGAAGGGTTTGCGGGCGTGCTTTCCAAATGCCTGATGCATGACCCGGCACGGCGCTACCAAAAAGCCAGCGATGTGCGGGCGGCGCTGCTGGCCGCGGCGACGGCATCTGCTCAGAAAAAGGCGGTGGCCCCGGTGAACCCACCCACGGCAGGTCCGCGCCGCTATCCCACCCCGGTGAGCCCACCAGTGACGGCAAACAATAGCAGTCCGGCCTGGCTGGGCACGCTGGGCTGGGGACTGGCCTGCCTGGTGGCCCTGGGTGGTCTGGGCTGGCTGGTGTGGAAAGATCACTATCAAAAGCCGATGGGTGAACCTACGGCAGAGGTGGCGGCAGCGGAAGCGGTGCCCGCGCCGATGATGGCGGAGCCTGCGATGGCCACGCCGCCTGTGGAGCCTGCACCGACCCAGGAACCTGTGAAAATGCCCGCGCCATTGCAGTCAATGGTGGCTGAAAATTCTTCCGACATGGCCTCTAACAATGCGATGACGGAGCCCGTTGTTCCGGAGTCTTCATCCATGAACAAAGCTCTCCCAACCGCCGTTGCCCTCGTCGCCTCCACAGTCTCTGCCCTGAGTGTAGACTATGTCCGCCAGATCAAGCCGATCTTGGCCGCGAAATGCTACGAGTGTCACAGTGAAGAGAAGGGGAAGGAGAAGGGCGATGTGGCCCTGGATACAGAAGCGAAGCTGAAGGCCACCATCGGCCCAGGCCAGTACATCATCCCCGGAAATCCAGCCGCGAGTGACATGCTGCGTATTTGCAAGCTGCCCAACGATGATGAGGATGTGATGCCGCCAAAAGGCAAAAACCGCCTGACCGCTGCTGAGGTGGCGTTGCTGGAAACCTGGATCAAGGAAGGGGCGAATCTCACGAGTGCGGCCCCGGCAGCTCCGGCGGCTGCGCCATTGGCGTGGACGAGCAGCGATGGCAAAGCCATCCAGGCCAGCTTTGTGAAGTTGGTGGGGGATCAAATCACGCTGCGGATGGCGGCGACCCAGCAGGACTTTACCTTTCCCTTGAGCCGCCTTTCAGCAGAGAGCCAGGCGCAGGCCAAGGCGGCTGCCGGGATGTGA